The following proteins are encoded in a genomic region of Bradyrhizobium sp. SK17:
- a CDS encoding glycosyltransferase, giving the protein MRILVAHNRYQGRGGEDVVFEAEVALLRGAGHSVETLTVSNEAIDSLAARVATTLSIADNATAKRLVAEEIDRFRPDVVHVHNFFPLLSPSVFDVCRQRRVPAVVTLHNYRTICTGGMLLRDGRVCHKCLEHGHVWGVAHRCYRGSLPGSLASAYMIAQHQRRGTWTRPGLRLIALTQFARSLFIQAGFDGGRIDVKPNFMADPGAPDPAEPRAGLLYVGRLSREKGLGVLLDAVAGTGIPLRIVGEGPERVALEARAAGQVTFLGALSRVDVLREMAKAEALVVPSLWYEGFPMVVVEAFAQGTPVIASEIGGLAEVVSAGRTGVLVPPGDAAALRQRIGDVLGAPDRAAWGKAARATYLELYAPGENLRLLEAIYARAVGE; this is encoded by the coding sequence ATGAGGATCCTGGTCGCTCACAACAGATATCAGGGACGCGGCGGCGAGGACGTCGTGTTCGAAGCGGAAGTCGCGCTGTTGCGGGGTGCCGGACACAGCGTCGAAACGCTCACGGTGAGCAATGAGGCGATCGATTCGCTCGCCGCGCGCGTCGCGACGACGCTGTCGATCGCCGACAATGCGACGGCCAAGCGGTTGGTCGCAGAGGAGATCGATCGCTTTCGCCCCGACGTCGTCCACGTCCACAATTTCTTCCCGCTGCTGTCGCCTTCGGTGTTCGATGTCTGTCGGCAAAGGCGCGTGCCCGCGGTGGTGACGTTGCACAATTATCGCACCATCTGCACCGGCGGCATGCTGCTTCGCGACGGCCGCGTCTGCCATAAATGCCTGGAGCATGGCCACGTCTGGGGCGTCGCGCATCGCTGCTACCGTGGATCGCTTCCGGGTTCGCTGGCCTCCGCATACATGATTGCGCAGCACCAGCGCCGCGGCACCTGGACACGCCCCGGCCTGCGCCTGATTGCGCTGACGCAGTTTGCCCGGTCCCTGTTCATCCAGGCCGGGTTCGATGGCGGCCGGATCGACGTCAAGCCGAACTTCATGGCCGACCCGGGGGCACCTGATCCCGCGGAGCCGCGTGCCGGGCTGCTCTATGTCGGACGGCTGAGCCGCGAGAAGGGGCTCGGCGTGCTGCTCGACGCCGTTGCCGGAACCGGCATCCCCTTGCGGATCGTCGGTGAGGGACCTGAGCGCGTTGCGCTCGAGGCCCGCGCGGCGGGGCAGGTCACGTTCCTCGGGGCGCTCTCGCGCGTGGACGTGCTTCGGGAAATGGCGAAGGCCGAGGCATTGGTCGTGCCTTCGTTGTGGTACGAGGGATTTCCGATGGTCGTGGTCGAGGCCTTCGCGCAAGGCACGCCGGTGATCGCCTCCGAGATCGGTGGATTGGCCGAGGTGGTGAGCGCTGGCCGGACCGGCGTCTTGGTGCCGCCAGGTGACGCGGCTGCGCTCCGGCAACGGATCGGTGACGTGCTCGGTGCCCCCGATCGGGCCGCATGGGGGAAAGCTGCGCGCGCCACCTATCTGGAGCTCTACGCGCCCGGCGAGAATCTCCGGCTGCTCGAGGCCATCTACGCGCGCGCCGTCGGTGAATGA
- a CDS encoding calcium-binding protein, with amino-acid sequence MATSNLDQADFEAAINSTIDPATRQQLIDYLIAAGIGYTSPDNGATIPVEQGAAISNPDPDANALIEINANNTVHIASNLKAIVEATNRDVTLSVIGSGSVLVATGAGNDYVSFVSSRDADFIGETTVFAGAGNDTVFGGGPSELYGDSGDDLLVSGSVEGGKPSTLDGGTGNDTLIGGWGDDSLYGGDGDDWLSAGPGYSHEVLDGGPGNDTLVGGQYFLGVGGFGEELYGGAGDDVLYAGVQLRPGSMMMLSGGAGNDTLYGSASAAANTMDGGDGNDLLVGSSGTVAEYGGSGNDILYSNARDLLGVVLEGGAGDDTLVGGVIGGSETLHGDAGNDLLVGADETASEYGGSDNDVLYSGSAAGHGSFLSGDDGNDSLYAGAGNDLLVGDAGNDLLVGGAGSDSLYGGAGDDVLYSGSNSFHGTLLDGGDGNDVLYGSSLSGGPGHYSDTLQGGAGNDTLIGGTGTNFEHGGSGNDVLYAGSDALRATVLFGDDGNDVLYGSARNDTLYGGAGNDTLVAGSGHQWLIADGNDGSSFIGSVTGTASMVGGYGQDYFYLSNPHSSDTIDGRGGDKDSLTFLDHASTDLTAISDGSNGFMDVSFSNGQVTQIINIEYLIFNDGHSVKT; translated from the coding sequence ATGGCGACTTCCAATCTGGACCAGGCCGACTTCGAAGCAGCGATCAACTCCACGATCGATCCCGCGACCCGGCAGCAGCTGATCGACTATCTGATCGCCGCGGGGATCGGCTACACCAGCCCGGATAACGGCGCGACGATCCCGGTGGAGCAGGGGGCAGCGATCAGCAACCCGGATCCGGACGCCAATGCTCTGATCGAGATCAACGCCAATAATACCGTTCACATCGCCTCCAACCTGAAGGCGATCGTCGAAGCCACCAACCGCGACGTGACGCTGTCGGTGATCGGCAGCGGCTCGGTGCTGGTCGCGACCGGCGCCGGAAACGACTATGTCTCCTTCGTCAGCAGCAGGGATGCGGATTTTATTGGCGAGACGACGGTTTTTGCCGGCGCCGGCAACGACACGGTGTTCGGTGGTGGCCCGTCGGAACTGTATGGCGATAGCGGCGACGACTTGCTGGTGTCGGGCAGCGTGGAGGGAGGCAAACCCAGCACGCTTGACGGTGGTACCGGAAACGACACGCTGATTGGCGGTTGGGGCGACGATAGCCTGTATGGCGGCGACGGTGACGACTGGTTGAGCGCGGGGCCGGGTTATAGCCACGAGGTTCTCGACGGCGGCCCGGGGAATGACACCCTCGTCGGAGGCCAATACTTCCTCGGCGTCGGCGGCTTCGGCGAAGAGCTCTACGGCGGCGCCGGCGACGACGTGCTCTACGCGGGTGTGCAACTGCGTCCAGGCTCGATGATGATGCTGTCGGGCGGCGCCGGCAACGACACGCTGTATGGCTCTGCGAGTGCCGCTGCCAATACGATGGATGGCGGCGACGGCAACGACCTGCTGGTTGGCAGCTCCGGCACCGTTGCCGAGTACGGTGGCAGCGGGAACGACATTCTCTATTCAAACGCGCGTGATTTGTTGGGGGTCGTGCTCGAAGGCGGTGCGGGCGACGACACGCTGGTTGGTGGTGTCATCGGTGGTTCCGAAACGCTGCATGGCGATGCCGGCAACGACCTGCTGGTTGGCGCCGACGAGACCGCTTCCGAGTACGGTGGTAGCGACAACGACGTGCTCTACTCGGGCAGCGCTGCGGGGCACGGCTCGTTCCTCTCAGGCGACGACGGCAACGATTCGCTCTATGCCGGCGCTGGTAACGACCTGCTGGTTGGCGATGCCGGCAACGACTTGCTGGTTGGCGGCGCCGGTAGCGACAGCCTCTACGGCGGCGCCGGCGACGACGTGCTCTACTCTGGCAGCAATTCGTTCCACGGGACCCTGCTTGATGGCGGTGATGGCAACGACGTGCTCTATGGCTCGTCGCTCTCTGGCGGCCCCGGCCACTACAGCGACACCCTGCAAGGCGGCGCCGGCAACGACACGCTGATTGGTGGCACGGGAACCAATTTCGAGCACGGCGGCAGCGGCAACGACGTGCTCTACGCGGGCAGCGATGCGTTGCGGGCGACCGTGCTTTTTGGCGATGACGGCAACGACGTGCTCTATGGCAGCGCCCGCAACGACACGCTGTATGGCGGCGCCGGCAACGATACGCTGGTCGCCGGTTCGGGCCACCAGTGGCTGATTGCCGACGGCAATGACGGGTCGTCGTTCATCGGCTCCGTTACCGGTACGGCCTCGATGGTCGGCGGCTACGGTCAGGACTACTTCTACCTGTCCAATCCGCACAGCAGTGACACGATCGACGGCCGTGGCGGCGACAAGGACTCGCTGACCTTCCTGGATCACGCCTCGACCGATTTGACTGCCATCAGCGACGGCAGCAATGGTTTCATGGACGTCAGCTTCAGCAACGGCCAGGTGACCCAGATAATCAACATCGAATACCTGATCTTCAACGACGGTCATTCGGTCAAGACGTAA
- a CDS encoding calcium-binding protein, with translation MATYNLDQTDLKAALNATIDHSTQQQIINYLINAGIGYTRPDDGSTVPVQVGAAISNPDPETNVLIEVNPNNTVNTDANLKAIIEATDKDVTLTVNGSTPVLVATGNGNDTIYLNNSGDTTVLAGNGNDTIYGGSGHDSISAGAGNDVIIDNLSGHSTLDGGAGNDLIVGTGADTLIGGSGNDTLIGGASSELHGGSGNDVLVSGSTVGNSSTLYGGTGDDRLYGGAGDDRLFGGDGNDTLTAGSGNQVLYGGNGNDVLIGGSGNDQLYGGNGNDALYSNSDASHGSILDGGAGNDSLYGGAGADTLYGGAGNDLLVGGTGTVAEYGGSGNDILYSGSDASHATKLYGGDGNDSLYGGAGNDTLYGGSGHDTLIAGSGNQTLIGGNDGSSFVGSATGTASMVGGSGQDYFYLSNLHSNDTIDGGAGSKDSLTFLDHASTDVVDITAGKDGSLDINFSNGQVTQISNIEYLIFNDGHSTKL, from the coding sequence ATGGCGACTTACAATCTTGACCAGACAGACCTCAAGGCAGCGCTAAATGCCACAATCGATCATTCGACCCAGCAACAGATCATCAACTACCTGATCAATGCCGGGATCGGATACACCAGGCCGGACGACGGCTCGACCGTTCCGGTACAGGTGGGGGCCGCGATCTCCAACCCGGATCCGGAGACCAACGTCCTCATCGAAGTCAACCCGAACAACACGGTCAATACCGACGCCAACCTGAAGGCGATCATTGAAGCCACCGACAAGGACGTCACGCTGACGGTGAACGGCAGCACTCCGGTGCTGGTCGCGACCGGCAACGGCAACGACACCATCTACCTCAACAACAGCGGCGACACGACGGTCCTGGCCGGCAACGGCAATGACACGATCTACGGCGGTTCCGGTCACGACTCGATCAGTGCGGGTGCCGGCAACGACGTCATCATCGACAATCTTTCCGGGCACAGCACGCTGGATGGCGGCGCAGGCAACGATCTGATCGTCGGCACCGGCGCCGACACGCTGATCGGTGGCTCTGGCAACGACACGCTGATCGGTGGCGCATCCTCTGAGCTGCATGGCGGCAGCGGCAACGACGTGCTGGTGTCGGGCAGCACGGTGGGCAATTCCAGCACGCTGTATGGCGGCACTGGCGACGACCGGCTGTACGGTGGTGCGGGCGACGATCGCCTGTTCGGTGGCGACGGCAACGACACGTTGACCGCCGGCTCGGGTAACCAGGTTCTCTATGGCGGCAACGGCAACGACGTCCTGATCGGCGGCTCCGGCAACGATCAGCTCTACGGCGGGAACGGCAACGACGCGCTCTACTCGAACTCGGATGCGTCGCACGGCTCGATCCTCGACGGCGGTGCCGGCAACGACTCGCTGTATGGCGGCGCTGGTGCCGACACGCTCTATGGCGGCGCCGGCAACGACCTTCTGGTCGGCGGCACCGGAACTGTTGCGGAGTATGGCGGCAGCGGCAACGACATCCTGTATTCGGGCAGCGATGCGTCGCATGCGACCAAGCTCTACGGCGGCGACGGCAACGACTCGCTCTACGGCGGTGCCGGCAACGACACGCTGTATGGCGGCTCCGGCCACGATACGCTGATCGCCGGTTCGGGCAATCAGACGCTGATCGGCGGCAATGATGGTTCGTCGTTCGTCGGCTCGGCCACCGGTACGGCCTCGATGGTCGGCGGCTCTGGTCAGGACTACTTCTATCTGTCCAACCTCCACAGCAACGACACCATTGACGGTGGCGCCGGCAGCAAGGACTCCCTGACGTTCCTTGACCACGCTTCGACCGATGTGGTCGACATCACCGCCGGCAAGGATGGGTCTCTGGACATCAACTTCAGTAACGGCCAGGTGACCCAGATCAGCAACATCGAATACCTGATCTTCAACGATGGTCACTCGACCAAGCTGTAA
- a CDS encoding methyltransferase domain-containing protein, translated as MLNAGAGSTVTKRIQPLLTSREWDEIRLDVDGGVNPDIVGSITDLSRLFQPASFDAIWCSHVMEHLYAHEVHPTFVQFREVLKPSGFALIMSPDLEAVAQHMLIHGLGAVAYVSPAGPIRPLDMIYGHSGAIEQGRHHMAHKTGFSSERMGNLLLSAGFPTVSVRSGNFEICALALMPEADDERIRPQLEACGFDFRETVTAGA; from the coding sequence ATGCTGAATGCCGGCGCCGGATCGACGGTGACCAAGCGGATCCAGCCACTGCTGACATCGCGCGAGTGGGACGAGATTCGGCTCGACGTCGACGGAGGCGTGAACCCGGACATCGTCGGGTCGATTACCGATCTCTCCCGGTTGTTTCAGCCGGCCTCGTTCGACGCGATCTGGTGCTCTCATGTCATGGAGCATCTCTATGCCCACGAGGTTCATCCGACCTTCGTTCAGTTCCGCGAAGTGCTCAAGCCGAGCGGATTCGCGCTGATTATGTCGCCTGATCTCGAGGCGGTCGCGCAGCACATGCTGATCCATGGCCTCGGTGCGGTGGCCTATGTCTCCCCGGCCGGCCCGATCCGTCCGTTGGACATGATCTACGGACATTCCGGCGCGATCGAGCAGGGACGTCATCACATGGCTCACAAGACCGGGTTTTCGTCCGAGCGGATGGGAAACCTGCTGCTCAGTGCCGGCTTTCCGACCGTCTCGGTCCGGAGCGGGAATTTCGAGATCTGTGCGTTGGCCCTGATGCCGGAAGCCGACGATGAGCGGATCAGGCCGCAACTGGAAGCCTGTGGGTTCGACTTCCGGGAGACGGTGACCGCCGGCGCATAG
- a CDS encoding alginate lyase family protein, which translates to MNFAWYLRRLRRMEPSELAGRVNDQVLRSLWQIAPPDIAHRAKSRLAPGPLTPRLKPLPSPAKAPRQAAERLIQSADQILAGRFRIFARDHEALGERPDWFVDARSGKRAPADIYAFAVPYRDEAAVGNIKYIWEPSRHHHLTMLASAYYLTSDERYARRVAEHLASWWRENPFMRGPHWISGIELGVRLISWAWVRQLLQDWQGAPALFEDNELFVTQLHAHQYWLSQFPSRGSSANNHLIAEAAGQFVAACVFPFFSDSARWRAQSASTLAHEAVAQTLACGSNSELATDYHGFVLELLLAAAVQGEASEHPLDDAVWITMCRMSDALAAMLDDRARPPRQGDGDDGIGLLLDDHGGNRWLGLLATGARLFGELPWWPDLPEPDLRTFVLTGGIRARIVAARPERRPYQLDGAGQAFLVDSDRAVWCRCDHGPHGFGRIAAHAHADALSLECRIGGVDVLADPGTYCYHGDPRWRAYFRSTLAHNTLRLFARDQSASGGPFLWTRHAQSRLVASSGLDDRDADASWVAEHAGYHDDAGRLHRRSVQLLRQAARLIVTDMVLDQEGLALPASLSWHLGPDVECRLEGCTAQLCWPGGRGELDLPAGLNWTTYRGDGNIPAGWYSPSFDLKVPATSLIGSGTLAAGQSLVTELRWFTEPVRRP; encoded by the coding sequence ATGAACTTCGCCTGGTATCTGCGCAGGCTGCGGCGTATGGAGCCGTCCGAGCTTGCCGGACGGGTGAACGATCAAGTGCTGCGCTCGCTCTGGCAGATCGCTCCGCCCGACATCGCGCATCGCGCCAAGTCTCGGCTCGCTCCCGGTCCACTGACGCCGCGCTTGAAGCCGCTGCCTTCGCCGGCAAAGGCGCCGCGGCAGGCTGCCGAACGGCTGATCCAAAGCGCCGACCAGATCCTCGCCGGACGCTTCCGGATCTTCGCGAGGGATCACGAAGCCCTGGGCGAACGGCCCGACTGGTTCGTCGATGCCCGCAGCGGCAAGCGCGCGCCAGCCGACATCTATGCGTTTGCGGTCCCCTATCGCGACGAGGCCGCGGTCGGCAACATCAAGTACATCTGGGAGCCGTCGCGGCACCACCATCTCACGATGCTGGCGTCGGCCTATTATTTGACCTCGGACGAACGCTACGCCCGCCGCGTGGCCGAGCATCTCGCCAGCTGGTGGCGCGAGAATCCGTTCATGCGCGGCCCGCACTGGATCAGCGGCATCGAGCTTGGCGTGCGGCTGATCTCGTGGGCCTGGGTGCGCCAGTTGCTGCAAGACTGGCAGGGCGCGCCGGCGCTGTTCGAAGACAATGAGCTGTTCGTGACGCAGCTCCACGCGCATCAATATTGGTTGTCACAGTTTCCGAGCCGGGGCTCGTCCGCCAACAACCATCTCATCGCGGAGGCCGCCGGGCAGTTCGTCGCCGCCTGTGTGTTTCCCTTCTTCAGCGACAGCGCGCGCTGGCGCGCGCAATCCGCCAGCACCTTGGCACACGAAGCCGTTGCGCAGACGCTGGCCTGCGGCAGCAACAGCGAGCTTGCGACCGACTATCACGGCTTCGTGCTCGAGCTGCTGCTGGCGGCGGCGGTGCAGGGCGAAGCCTCGGAGCATCCGCTCGACGATGCAGTCTGGATCACGATGTGCCGCATGAGCGATGCGCTTGCCGCGATGCTGGACGATCGCGCGCGTCCGCCGCGCCAGGGCGATGGCGACGACGGCATCGGCCTGCTGCTCGACGATCACGGCGGCAATCGCTGGCTTGGTCTGCTCGCCACCGGCGCGCGCCTGTTCGGCGAGTTGCCGTGGTGGCCCGACTTGCCGGAGCCCGATCTGCGCACGTTTGTTCTGACCGGCGGCATCAGGGCGCGTATCGTGGCCGCGCGGCCCGAGCGCCGCCCGTATCAGCTCGACGGGGCGGGCCAGGCCTTTCTCGTCGATTCCGACCGGGCGGTGTGGTGCCGCTGCGACCACGGCCCGCATGGCTTCGGCCGGATCGCGGCGCATGCCCATGCGGACGCACTGTCGCTCGAATGCAGGATCGGCGGCGTCGACGTCCTCGCCGACCCCGGCACCTATTGCTATCACGGCGATCCGCGATGGCGCGCTTATTTCCGCTCCACGCTGGCGCACAACACGCTCCGCTTGTTCGCGCGCGATCAGTCGGCGTCGGGCGGGCCGTTTCTCTGGACACGGCATGCGCAGAGCCGGCTGGTCGCATCAAGCGGCCTCGATGACCGTGATGCGGATGCGAGCTGGGTCGCCGAGCATGCGGGATATCACGACGATGCAGGTCGCCTGCATCGCCGTTCGGTGCAATTGCTGCGACAGGCGGCACGGCTCATCGTCACCGACATGGTGCTCGATCAAGAGGGGCTTGCGCTGCCGGCGAGCCTGAGCTGGCATCTGGGTCCCGACGTGGAATGCAGGCTCGAAGGGTGCACGGCGCAGCTGTGCTGGCCGGGCGGCCGAGGCGAGCTCGATCTGCCGGCAGGACTGAACTGGACGACATATCGCGGCGACGGGAACATCCCGGCCGGCTGGTATTCGCCGTCCTTTGATCTCAAGGTGCCCGCGACCTCGCTGATCGGCTCGGGGACGCTTGCCGCGGGCCAAAGCCTGGTGACGGAGCTGCGCTGGTTCACGGAGCCGGTGCGCCGGCCATGA